GAGGCTGATGGGTCTATACGACTTGGCAAGGTCATAGTTGTTCTTTCCTGGTTTCGGGATGAACACTACCTTGAAGTATCTCCAGGCTTTGGATACATAGCCCTTCGCTAGGCAGGATTTGAAGATCTGGCCCAGTCGCCTGTACAGGTCCTCTCCACCCTCTTGAGGAGTGCTGGGAAGATCGCCGTCAGTGCCTGGGCTCTTGAACCTTTTGAAGGAGCCGATGGCCCACTTCACCCTGTCCGTATTTATCACCTTTTCAGCTATTTCCCAGTCCGCTGGAACAGGGTCGGTGCGTGCGGTATCGCTACGGCGCCGCTCCCGATCCTCTGTTACTGAGCCTGGGAAGTGTGTTTGAATAAGGTGTTCTAGTGTTTCTTTGTGGTTATTCGTCAGGCTTCCGTTGGAAAGTCTGAGGCGATCCAACCTCGGC
Above is a genomic segment from Osmia bicornis bicornis unplaced genomic scaffold, iOsmBic2.1, whole genome shotgun sequence containing:
- the LOC123989073 gene encoding uncharacterized protein LOC123989073, whose translation is MKANSELAWDNYRKSQQAYKKLIRTSKRTAWKTFCKETEALPVLARLRKVFTIGPSPRLDRLRLSNGSLTNNHKETLEHLIQTHFPGSVTEDRERRRSDTARTDPVPADWEIAEKVINTDRVKWAIGSFKRFKSPGTDGDLPSTPQEGGEDLYRRLGQIFKSCLAKGYVSKAWRYFKVVFIPKPGKNNYDLAKSYRPISLTSFLLKTLERLVEVHQRRGIG